The genomic window CCAATATCAAACGGAGGTTGGCACGTGGCTAATAAAGATTCCGTCAAGGGAACACTGATCGTAGCCCTGGTGCTGTGTATCGTCTGTTCCGTTATCGTCTCCACCGCCGCGGTGATGCTGAAGCCGATGCAGCAATCCAATGCTGCACTGGACCTGAAGCGCAACGTGCTGCTGGCCGGTGGCCTGATCGATCCGTCTGAGACAGGTCGTGCAGCGGTTGAGGAGGCGTTTGCCAACGTCACCACAAAATACGTAGATCTGCGCACCGGTCAGTTCACTGACGAGGCTCCGGCTGGCGGCAGCGGCCGTGCGGCAGCCAAGATCCCGTCTGCCAGTGAAAAGCTGGATGCCGAGCAGGACATCGCCAAGATCATTCGCCGGGAAAACATCAAGGAAGTTTACCTGGTCGAGGAAAATGGCGAGCTCAAGAAGATCATCCTGCCGGTACGCGGTTACGGCCTGTGGGGCCAGCTGTACGGCTTCCTGGCTCTGCAGAACGACCTCAATACCGTTGCCGGTATCGGTTTCTACGAGCACAAGGAAACTCCGGGGCTGGGCGGCGAAGTCGATAACCCGAACTGGAAAAGCATCTGGGAAGGCAAGAAAGCCTACGCCGCCGATGGTGACGTTGCCCTGAGCGTGATCAAGGGCAGTGTCGACCAGAACACCCCGAATGCAGAGTACAAGGTCGACGGTCTGTCCGGCGCGACCCTGACCAGCAAGGGTGTCGATAACCTGGTTGAATTCTGGCTCGGCAGTGAGGGCTACGGTCCCTTCCTGAAAAACCTGAAAGCAGGGGAGGCGTAAGCATGAAAGTTAAAGATACTCTGCTGGAACCCATTTTTAACAATAACCCGATCGCCCTGCAGATCCTCGGTATCTGTTCCGCACTGGCAGTAACCAGCTCCATGAAAGTGACGCTGGTAATGTGTGTGGCCCTGACCGTGGTGGTTTGCTGCTCCAACGTGCTGGTATCCCTGATCCGCACCCAGATCCCGAACAGCATCCGCATCATTGTGCAGATGACGGTGATTGCCTCGTTGGTAATCCTCGTGGATCAGGTGATCAAGGCCCTGGCCTACGACATCTCCAAGCAGCTGTCGGTATTCGTTGGTTTGATCATCACCAACTGTATCGTGATGGGCCGCGCCGAGGCGTTCGCAATGAAGAATGGCCCTGTGGCCAGCTTCTTCGACGGCCTGGGTAACGGTCTCGGCTACAGTGTGATTCTGATCGGCCTGGCGTTTATTCGTGAACTGTTCGGTGCTGGCAAACTGCTGGGTGTCACCATTCTGGAAACCGTTAACAACGGTGGTTGGTATGTACCCAACGGTATGCTGCTGCTGCCGCCCAGTGCCTTCTTCCTGATCGGTCTGTTCATCTGGGCGATCCGCACCTGGAAGCCGGCGCAGGTTGAAGAAGAAGAGTTCAAGATTGCGCCGAACAGCAAAGCGCAGGAGGCCTGATAAGTGGAACATTATATTTCTCTGATTGTCCGGGCCGTCTTCGTTGAGAACATGGCGCTGGCCTTCTTCCTTGGCATGTGTACTTTCCTGGCGGTGTCCAAGAAAGTGGATGCGGCCATTGGCCTCGGTGTAGCGGTAATCTTCGTACTGACGCTGACCGTCCCGGTGAACAACCTGATCTACACCTACCTGCTGAAGGATGGTGCACTGGCGTGGGCCGGTTATCCGGATGTGGATCTGAGCTTCCTGGGTCTGCTGTCCTACATCGGTGTAATTGCTGCACTGGTACAGATCCTGGAGATGTTCCTGGATAAGTATGTACCGGCGCTCTACAACGCCCTGGGTGTATTCCTGCCTCTGATTACCGTGAACTGCGCCATCATGGGTGCGTCCCTGTTCATGGTGGAGCGCGAATACAACTTTGGTGAGAGCGTTGCTTATGGTTTCGGTGCTGGCCTCGGCTGGGCCCTGGCCATTACCGCACTGGCCGGTATCCGCGAAAAACTCAAGTACAGTGATGTACCTGAAGGCCTGAAGGGCCTGGGTATCACCTTTATCACCGTAGGTCTGATGTCCCTGGGCTTCATGTCCTTCGGCGGTATCGATATCTAAGCGGGGGAGCGCATTAGCATGAATCTGGAAATTATTCTCGGCGTTGTGATGTTCACCATCATCGTGATTGCGCTGGTGGCGGTCATTCTCGTCGCCCGCTCGCGCCTGGTGAACACCGGTAACGTCAACATCCTGGTCAACGGTGAGAAGACTCTCACCGTTCCCGCCGGCGGCAAGCTGCTGCAGACCCTGGCAGCCAACAACCTCTTCCTGGCTTCTGCCTGTGGTGGCGGCGGCAGCTGCGCGCAGTGCACCTGTAAAGTGATTTCCGGTGGTGGCGATATGCTGCCGACGGAAGCGGCTCACTTTACACCGCGTGAAGCGAAGCAGGGCAAGCGTCTCTCCTGTCAGGTTGCTGTAAAGCAGGACATGGAAATCGAGGTGCCGGAAGAAGTGTTCGGTGTGAAGCAGTGGGAGTGCACTGTGGAATCCAACCCGAACGTGGCTACCTTCATTAAGGAGCTGACCCTGAAGCTTCCGGAAGGCGAGAACGTCGACTTCCGTGCTGGCGGTTATGTTCAGCTGGAGGCGCCGCCCCATCACGTCAAGTTCTCCGATTTCGATATCGAAGAGGAATACCGTGGTGACTGGGAGCATTTCGGCTTCTTTAACCTGGAATCCAAGGTGACCGAGCCTGTAGTGCGCGCCTATTCCATGGCGAACTACCCGGAAGAAAAGGGTGTTGTGAAGTTCAACATCCGTATCGCAACCCCGCCGCCCCGCACTGAGGGCGTACCTCCGGGTCAGATGTCTTCCTACGTATTCAGCCTGAAGCCGGGTGACAAGATCCGCGTATACGGTCCCTTCGGTGAGTTCTTCGCCAAGGAAACCGATAACGAAATGGTCTTCATCGGTGGTGGTGCCGGTATGGCGCCGATGCGTTCGCACATCTTTGACCAGCTCAAGCGCCTGAACTCCAAGCGCAAGATCAGCTTCTGGTACGGTGCACGCTCCCTCCGTGAGATGTTCTACGAAGATGACTACAACGGTCTGCAGGAAGAGTTCGATAACTTCCAGTGGCATGTTGCTCTGTCTGATCCGCAGCCGGAAGACAACTGGACGGGCTACACCGGCTTCATCCACAACGTTGTCTACGAGAACTACCTCAAGGACCACCCCGCTCCGGAAGACTGTGAGTACTACATGTGTGGGCCGCCCATGATGAACGCAGCAGTAATCAACATGCTGAAGGATCTGGGTGTTGAGGATGAAAACATCCTGCTTGACGACTTCGGTGGCTGATTGAAGTGATTAGTCTGCTCGATTTCAAACGAGTGCCGACAACAACAAAAACAGGGCCCGTAAACAGGGCCCTGTTTTTGCTTTTCGGGCTGCTGTTTTTTTCTGTCGGATGTACACCGCGAGAAGATGTATGGCGTTTGAGCGGGCCCACCATGGGCACGCGCTATCACATCACCGTGGTCAACCCGCCGGCTGCCATCGACAGGGCTGAGTTACTGGCCGCTGTCGATGAAGAGCTCGAGGCGGTGAACCGGGAAATGTCTACCTACATCCCGGACTCCGAATTGATGCGCTTCAACCGAGGGCCCGTCGGGGAGGCAGTACCGGTCAGCCGGCATCTGGCCGAGGTGGTGGAGCTGTCCCTGGATATCTCCCAGCGCAGTAAGGGCGCTTTCGACATTACGGTAGGGCCGCTGGTCAACCTCTGGGGCTTCGGTCCCAGGCCGGAACCGGAGGCCACGCCGAGCGATACGGAAATTGCCGCTTTGCTCGAAACCGTGGGTTCCGACGCGCTGCGTCTGGAGCGGAATCCGGATCGACTGACCCGCAAGCGCCCGGTTGAGCTGGACCTGTCAGCGATCGCCAAAGGGCACGGTGTCGACCGGGTCGCCCGGCTGCTTGAGCAGCGCGGTATCGACAACTACCTGGTCGAAATCGGTGGCGAGTTACGCACACTTGGTATGAATCCAAAGGGTGCTAAATGGCGCATCGGTATCGAAAAACCGGTTGCCACCGGCAACGTGGTGCAGGTTCCTGTTGAAATCAGCGGGTTTGCCATGGCCACCAGCGGTGATTACCGCAACTATTACGAGCGGGATGGTGTTCGCTACGCGCACAGCATCGACCCGAGAGACGGACGACCATTGCAGCACCGTCTCGCCTCGGTAACCGTGATTGCTGACAGCTGTGCCGAGGCTGATGGCCTTGCCACGGCGCTCAATGTGATGGGTGCCGAGGCCGGGTTACAATTGGCTGAGCGGGAGGGGCTCGCCGTTTATATGCTGGTCAAGTCGGACGAGGGTTTTGAACCGATCGCCAGCACTGCCTTCCAACCGTTTTTAGAGAGGTCTGCGAAGTGATGATTTATGTTTTTGCGTTTATCGCCGTTGCACTGGTGATAACCGGTATGGCCCTGGGTGCCATCATCCAGAATAAGCCCCTAAAGGGCAGCTGTGGTGGCCTCAACAATATCGGTATGAAGCAGGACTGTGCGATCTGCGGTGGCGATGACGACGAGTGCCGCAAAGAGCAAGAGCGCCAGCAGCGCGAAGCGCAGACCCAGGACCTGGCCTACGACGCAACAAAGCGCCAGTAAACTCAACAAGTACAACAAATCAGAATTATTAGAGCTGTTAGATGGCAGAGCAAAAGTTTGACCTGGTAGTAATTGGATCCGGCCCCGCTGGAGAGGCGGCCGCCATGAGTGCGGCCAAAAAGGGCATGCGTGCGGCGGTGATCGAGAAGCGGCCCGCGGTGGGTGGCAACTGCACCCACAAGGGCACCATCCCGTCCAAGGCCTTGCGCCACTCGGTCAAGCAGCTGATGCGCTATAACACCCAGCCGGTGTTCCGTGCCCTCGGTGAGCCTTGCCGGTTGTCTTTTCCGCAGGTGATGGAATCTGTACACAAGGTGATCAATTACCAGGTGGAAATGCACACCAGTTTCTATGCGCGCAACCGCGTTGAGCTGATTCTCGGAGAAGCCTGCTTCCGCGATGCCAATACCGTTGAAGTACAGCTTCAGGATGGCGCCGTCGAAGTAATCAAGGCTGACAAGTTCGTTGTCGCCACCGGTTCGCGGCCTTACCGCCCGGGTGATGTGGATTTTCATCATCCCCGTGTCTATGACAGCGACACCATCCTGGAAATGCAGCACACCCCGCACTCCATGATGATTTACGGCGCTGGCGTGATCGGTTGCGAGTACGCGTCCATCTTCGCCGCACTGGGAGTCAAGGTCGACCTGATCAATACCCGTGGCAGCCTGCTGGAGTTCCTCGATGATGAGATCTCCGACGCGCTCAGTTACCATCTGCGGGATATGGGCGTGACCGTCCGTCACCAGGAGGAGTACGCCAAAGTGGTGCCCACGGAAAATGGCGTCATCATGGAAATGCAGTCCGGTAAGCGCATTCACGCGGATGCACTGCTGTGGTGTAATGGCCGCTCCGGCAACACCGGCTCACTGGGGCTGGAGAATGTCGGCCTGGAGGCCAACCACCGCGGACAGCTGACCGTCGATGAGCACTACTGCACCGCGGTGGACAGCATTTACGCGGTGGGAGATGTGATTGGCTGGCCGAGCCTCGCCAGTGCCTCCTACGACCAGGGCAGGGCAGTGGCAGCAGCCATTGCCGGTCGCGGTCACCGGGTGATCGAGGATGCGCCTACTGGAATTTACACCCTGCCGGAAATCTCTTCCGTCGGCCAGACTGAGTCCGAGCTGACGGCGGCAAAGGTGCCTTACGAAGTGGGGCGGGCATTATTCAAGCATACCGCCAGGGCGCAGATTTCCGGTGAGCGTGTCGGCATGCTCAAAATCCTGTTCCATATCGAAACCCACGAAATCCTCGGCATCCACTGCTTCGGTGCGGAGGCGGCGGAGATCGTGCATATTGGCCAGGCCATCATGAAGCAGCCGTCCCCCAATAACGTGATCGACTTCTTCGTAAACACCACGTTCAACTATCCGACCATGGCCGAGGCCTATCGCAGCGCTGCATTGGATGGCCTGAACCGGGTGATGCGTCTGTGACGGAGCCCTCGCCAAAGGAATTCCGCGAGCTGGTTAAAGGGTTCTTCGAGCAGATTCCCTTTAACAAGCAGATCGGTCTGGAGATGCGTGAGCTGGATCTCGAGCAGCTCACTCTCTCCGCCGCGTTCGAGTTGCGCCCGGAACTGATCGGCAATATCTGGAAGAACATCCTGCACGGCGGCGTCATTGCGACGGCGCTGGATACTGTGGGTGGGCTGACTGCAATGGTGGCGGCTTACCAGCGGCTCGGGGATATTCACTGGAAGGAAAAGGCCGAGCGCCTGTCAAAACTCGGCACAGTTGATATGCGGGTTGATTACCTCAAGCCGGGCAGGGGAGAGCATTTCCTGTGTAAAGGCTCCATCCTGCGCACCGGCAACAAGCTGGTGGTGACGCGGATGGAGCTGTTCAACGATTCCGAAGAGCTGATTGCCACCGGAACCGCCACTTATCTCTACTGAGCCTGGGCGGACTCCGCCCGCGTTACCCGCCGGTTGTTGGCGAAAAACCATTCGGTAATCCACGCCGGGTAGTTCACATGCTCGCCATCGACGAAGAAACCCTCGACTCCTTCTCCGGCCGGCCACGCATGCCCCATGCCCTGAACCAGCACCGTTGAAACACGCGGGCCGCTGGCATCACACCATTGCGTGACCTCAGCGCCCTCCAAATTCGCGGCAGGCTGGCCATTACAGTCAGCAATCTCGGCATAGTCCGCATAAACGGCCCGTGCTACCTGCGCGCTGCGCTCGGTATGGGTGGGAACCACAATTTCGTCCTCGGAGCCGTGCACAGCGTTCCACAGCTGTGTGCTGAGCAGTGCTTCCAGCGTCTCTCCTTCTGACTGGCCGGCATAGTTCAGGCAGTGCTGTTTGCCCTGCTCGACGGAAACGGAAGGAGAACCCAGGTCCGCTTTGTCGCCCTTTGATCCAGGTGTGGGGCCGGCACTGACGCCGACGCCGGCAAAGATCTCGGGAGCCAGACACCACAGCTGATTGGCAATGCCGCCACCGGAGGAGAGGCCGGTAAGGTAGACCTGCGCCGGATCGATATTGAGGGATTCATCGGCCAATAGTTCTTCCACCATGGCAATCAGATAAGCCTGATCGCTCTCAGCGCGGCTGGCCTCCGGGCCCTCATGGAAGTTCCAGCAGCCGAGAAAACCGTAGGAACCCTCGCCGGAGGCTTGCGGCGCTGCGACCACCATACCGTATTCTTCTGCCACTGCTTCCCAGTTTCCAGACTCCCGAATGGTGTCATTGCGCTGGACACAACCGTGCAGGCTGACCATCAGAGCCCTGCCAGAACTAATGCGTGGAGCGGTGCTGGGGACGTACAGGAAGGTATCGAGCTCGCCGGCATATTCGCGTTCGTCGCTCCATGAACCAGCGACGGAAGGCCCGGATGCCAGTGTGAACAGTGCGATGAGAGGTGTGACAACTTTGGTGTATAGCTTGGTCATTATTTTTACTCTTGACGGCAGTTAAGCCGGGGGGAGATTAAAGCCTTTTCTCCAATCTATCAGACTGAACCCCTCGTCGCACTACACCCTTGGTCTGAGTTCAGATCGAGGTCAGGCACTCGCGGGCCGTGAGGTCTGCGAGTGCCTGTGTATTACCCGGCAAGCTATGGGCAACTGCCTTTTTCGAAGTAGCCGGGTGAAGTCTCAGCCAGGCGGTTATAGGTAAACACGTTCCAGAGCCCTAAATTATCATTGGAGCCTTTTGCATAAGTGATTCCGAGTAAAACATAAGCCCGCCCCATGACCGAGTGACTGTAGTTGTCATCGTAATACTCGGTACAGCTACTGGCGGGGGGAGCTGCTTCAACGGATACGGTGCGTGTCCTGACCGCGCTGCTGGCATCCGAGAAGGTCACCGAGTAGTCGATACTGTAGTTGCCAACAACACAGCTATCGAAACCGGCCCCGGTGACAATGACCTGATCGGTGATATCTCCATTGGAGGCGTCTGTCGCAGAGTAGCCCGGCTCGATGTAGGGATCGCACTCGTACAATGTGATCTCAGTTGGAAGCTCCAGCACCAGACTATTCTCACCGGCAGGAGGCGGCGGGGGATTGCCGGCGTTAACGCGGCGATTGTTGGCGACGAACCACTGGGTAATCCATGCCGGATAATCGATGTAATCCCCGTCGATGTAGTAGCCATCGTTGCCGCCTGATGGCCAGGCGTGGCCCATGCCATTGACCATGATCTTGGACACACGAGGGCCGCTACTGTCACACCAGACAGTCAGGTCTGAATCACCGGCTGCACCGGGAATGACGCTGGAATCGCACTGGCTGATGGTATCGTAGTCATCGTATACCGCTACTGCGATATCCGCATTTCGGTGCGCATGAGCTGGAGCCACAGAGCCATCGCTGGTGCCGTGTACGGTGTTCCACAACTGGGTTCTGAGGAGAGCTGTACCCTGGCCCCCGGGAACCTGGGTAGTGTAATTCTCACAGTTGCTCTCACCCTGACTGACGGAAATCGATGGATTGTTAAGATCAAGGCTGCTGCCGGTGGAGCCGGGCGCAGGCCCGGCATTGACTCCGACACCGGCAAAGACATCTGGTGCGATACACCACATCTGATTGGTAATTCCAGCTCCGGAGGAGAGTCCGGTCAGGTACACCTGAGCGGGGTCAAT from Microbulbifer aggregans includes these protein-coding regions:
- a CDS encoding Na(+)-translocating NADH-quinone reductase subunit C; its protein translation is MANKDSVKGTLIVALVLCIVCSVIVSTAAVMLKPMQQSNAALDLKRNVLLAGGLIDPSETGRAAVEEAFANVTTKYVDLRTGQFTDEAPAGGSGRAAAKIPSASEKLDAEQDIAKIIRRENIKEVYLVEENGELKKIILPVRGYGLWGQLYGFLALQNDLNTVAGIGFYEHKETPGLGGEVDNPNWKSIWEGKKAYAADGDVALSVIKGSVDQNTPNAEYKVDGLSGATLTSKGVDNLVEFWLGSEGYGPFLKNLKAGEA
- a CDS encoding NADH:ubiquinone reductase (Na(+)-transporting) subunit D, with translation MKVKDTLLEPIFNNNPIALQILGICSALAVTSSMKVTLVMCVALTVVVCCSNVLVSLIRTQIPNSIRIIVQMTVIASLVILVDQVIKALAYDISKQLSVFVGLIITNCIVMGRAEAFAMKNGPVASFFDGLGNGLGYSVILIGLAFIRELFGAGKLLGVTILETVNNGGWYVPNGMLLLPPSAFFLIGLFIWAIRTWKPAQVEEEEFKIAPNSKAQEA
- the nqrE gene encoding NADH:ubiquinone reductase (Na(+)-transporting) subunit E; the protein is MEHYISLIVRAVFVENMALAFFLGMCTFLAVSKKVDAAIGLGVAVIFVLTLTVPVNNLIYTYLLKDGALAWAGYPDVDLSFLGLLSYIGVIAALVQILEMFLDKYVPALYNALGVFLPLITVNCAIMGASLFMVEREYNFGESVAYGFGAGLGWALAITALAGIREKLKYSDVPEGLKGLGITFITVGLMSLGFMSFGGIDI
- the nqrF gene encoding NADH:ubiquinone reductase (Na(+)-transporting) subunit F, encoding MNLEIILGVVMFTIIVIALVAVILVARSRLVNTGNVNILVNGEKTLTVPAGGKLLQTLAANNLFLASACGGGGSCAQCTCKVISGGGDMLPTEAAHFTPREAKQGKRLSCQVAVKQDMEIEVPEEVFGVKQWECTVESNPNVATFIKELTLKLPEGENVDFRAGGYVQLEAPPHHVKFSDFDIEEEYRGDWEHFGFFNLESKVTEPVVRAYSMANYPEEKGVVKFNIRIATPPPRTEGVPPGQMSSYVFSLKPGDKIRVYGPFGEFFAKETDNEMVFIGGGAGMAPMRSHIFDQLKRLNSKRKISFWYGARSLREMFYEDDYNGLQEEFDNFQWHVALSDPQPEDNWTGYTGFIHNVVYENYLKDHPAPEDCEYYMCGPPMMNAAVINMLKDLGVEDENILLDDFGG
- a CDS encoding FAD:protein FMN transferase; this translates as MGTRYHITVVNPPAAIDRAELLAAVDEELEAVNREMSTYIPDSELMRFNRGPVGEAVPVSRHLAEVVELSLDISQRSKGAFDITVGPLVNLWGFGPRPEPEATPSDTEIAALLETVGSDALRLERNPDRLTRKRPVELDLSAIAKGHGVDRVARLLEQRGIDNYLVEIGGELRTLGMNPKGAKWRIGIEKPVATGNVVQVPVEISGFAMATSGDYRNYYERDGVRYAHSIDPRDGRPLQHRLASVTVIADSCAEADGLATALNVMGAEAGLQLAEREGLAVYMLVKSDEGFEPIASTAFQPFLERSAK
- the nqrM gene encoding (Na+)-NQR maturation NqrM — translated: MIYVFAFIAVALVITGMALGAIIQNKPLKGSCGGLNNIGMKQDCAICGGDDDECRKEQERQQREAQTQDLAYDATKRQ
- the sthA gene encoding Si-specific NAD(P)(+) transhydrogenase — protein: MAEQKFDLVVIGSGPAGEAAAMSAAKKGMRAAVIEKRPAVGGNCTHKGTIPSKALRHSVKQLMRYNTQPVFRALGEPCRLSFPQVMESVHKVINYQVEMHTSFYARNRVELILGEACFRDANTVEVQLQDGAVEVIKADKFVVATGSRPYRPGDVDFHHPRVYDSDTILEMQHTPHSMMIYGAGVIGCEYASIFAALGVKVDLINTRGSLLEFLDDEISDALSYHLRDMGVTVRHQEEYAKVVPTENGVIMEMQSGKRIHADALLWCNGRSGNTGSLGLENVGLEANHRGQLTVDEHYCTAVDSIYAVGDVIGWPSLASASYDQGRAVAAAIAGRGHRVIEDAPTGIYTLPEISSVGQTESELTAAKVPYEVGRALFKHTARAQISGERVGMLKILFHIETHEILGIHCFGAEAAEIVHIGQAIMKQPSPNNVIDFFVNTTFNYPTMAEAYRSAALDGLNRVMRL
- a CDS encoding thioesterase family protein, with amino-acid sequence MTEPSPKEFRELVKGFFEQIPFNKQIGLEMRELDLEQLTLSAAFELRPELIGNIWKNILHGGVIATALDTVGGLTAMVAAYQRLGDIHWKEKAERLSKLGTVDMRVDYLKPGRGEHFLCKGSILRTGNKLVVTRMELFNDSEELIATGTATYLY
- a CDS encoding alpha/beta hydrolase family esterase; translated protein: MTKLYTKVVTPLIALFTLASGPSVAGSWSDEREYAGELDTFLYVPSTAPRISSGRALMVSLHGCVQRNDTIRESGNWEAVAEEYGMVVAAPQASGEGSYGFLGCWNFHEGPEASRAESDQAYLIAMVEELLADESLNIDPAQVYLTGLSSGGGIANQLWCLAPEIFAGVGVSAGPTPGSKGDKADLGSPSVSVEQGKQHCLNYAGQSEGETLEALLSTQLWNAVHGSEDEIVVPTHTERSAQVARAVYADYAEIADCNGQPAANLEGAEVTQWCDASGPRVSTVLVQGMGHAWPAGEGVEGFFVDGEHVNYPAWITEWFFANNRRVTRAESAQAQ
- a CDS encoding PHB depolymerase family esterase is translated as MNLKQWLMATLAASALLTLNAQAYSGSWSSEQVVGGKLRTFLYTPTTPPALNGKRALMVSLHGCVQTNDDIKNDGNWEATADEYGMIVAVPQASGEGTYGFTGCWNFHTGNNANRNSSDQKYLIDLVNALIADASLNIDPAQVYLTGLSSGAGITNQMWCIAPDVFAGVGVNAGPAPGSTGSSLDLNNPSISVSQGESNCENYTTQVPGGQGTALLRTQLWNTVHGTSDGSVAPAHAHRNADIAVAVYDDYDTISQCDSSVIPGAAGDSDLTVWCDSSGPRVSKIMVNGMGHAWPSGGNDGYYIDGDYIDYPAWITQWFVANNRRVNAGNPPPPPAGENSLVLELPTEITLYECDPYIEPGYSATDASNGDITDQVIVTGAGFDSCVVGNYSIDYSVTFSDASSAVRTRTVSVEAAPPASSCTEYYDDNYSHSVMGRAYVLLGITYAKGSNDNLGLWNVFTYNRLAETSPGYFEKGSCP